A genomic segment from Geitlerinema sp. PCC 7407 encodes:
- a CDS encoding F0F1 ATP synthase subunit gamma → MPNLKFIRDRIQSVKNTKKITEAMRLVAAAKVRRAQEQVIATRPFADRLAQVLHGLQTRLRFEDADLPLLKKREVKTVGILVISGDRGLCGAYNTNVIRRAEMRAQELKAEGIDYRFILVGRKAVQYFQRREQPIDKTYINLEQIPTAGEASTIADHLLSLFLSETVDRIELVYTKFVSLISSRPVVQTLLPLDPQGLEASDDEIFRLTTRGGAFQVEREKVTTPTQSLPQDMIFEQDPVQILNALLPLYLNNQLLRALQESAASELAARMTAMNNASDNASDLIKSLSLSYNKARQAAITQEILEVVGGAEALAK, encoded by the coding sequence ATGCCAAATCTAAAATTCATTCGGGACCGCATTCAATCGGTCAAGAATACGAAAAAGATTACTGAAGCGATGCGCCTAGTGGCTGCGGCAAAGGTTCGTCGCGCCCAGGAACAAGTCATCGCCACCCGGCCTTTTGCCGACCGTCTAGCCCAGGTGCTGCACGGTTTGCAGACCCGACTGCGGTTTGAAGATGCAGACCTGCCGCTGCTGAAAAAGCGTGAGGTCAAGACTGTTGGAATTCTGGTGATTTCGGGCGATCGCGGTCTCTGTGGTGCGTACAACACCAACGTGATCCGGCGCGCCGAAATGCGAGCTCAAGAGCTCAAGGCCGAAGGCATTGACTACCGTTTTATCCTGGTTGGTCGCAAAGCTGTGCAGTACTTCCAGCGTCGCGAGCAGCCCATCGATAAAACCTACATCAACCTGGAGCAAATCCCCACCGCCGGAGAAGCATCGACGATCGCCGATCATCTGCTCTCCCTATTTCTTTCGGAAACGGTGGATCGAATTGAGCTGGTCTATACCAAGTTTGTGTCTCTGATTAGCTCTCGTCCGGTTGTACAAACCCTCCTGCCCCTTGATCCTCAGGGTCTAGAGGCTTCTGACGACGAGATCTTCCGCCTGACCACCCGCGGTGGTGCCTTCCAGGTGGAGCGCGAAAAAGTCACGACGCCGACCCAGTCTTTGCCTCAGGACATGATCTTCGAGCAAGACCCGGTCCAAATCCTCAATGCGCTGCTGCCGCTGTACCTCAACAACCAGCTGCTGCGCGCCCTGCAAGAATCTGCTGCGAGCGAGCTTGCAGCCCGGATGACGGCAATGAACAATGCTAGCGACAACGCCTCGGACCTGATCAAGTCCCTGTCGCTGTCCTACAACAAAGCCCGTCAAGCCGCCATTACCCAAGAAATTCTTGAGGTTGTGGGCGGTGCTGAGGCTCTGGCTAAGTAG
- the atpA gene encoding F0F1 ATP synthase subunit alpha yields the protein MVSIRPDEISSIIRQQIEQYEQEVKVSNVGTVLQVGDGIARVYGLDKVMAGELVEFEDGTVGIALNLEADNVGVVLMGNGRTIQEGSSVTATGKIAQIPVGEAMVGRVVDALARPIDGKGDIHTSETRLIESPAPGIIERRSVHEPMQTGITAIDALIPIGRGQRELIIGDRQTGKTSIAVDTILNQKGGDVICVYVAIGQKASTVAQVVGVLAEKGALDYTIVVAANANDPATLQYLAPYTGATLAEYFMYKGKATLVVYDDLTKQAQAYRQMSLLLRRPPGREAYPGDVFYLHSRLLERAAKLSDELGSGSMTALPIVETQAGDVSAYIPTNVISITDGQIFLSSDLFNSGLRPAVNAGISVSRVGSAAQTKAMKQVAGKIKLELAQFAELEAFAQFASDLDKATQNQLARGQRLREILKQPQYSPLPLADQVAVIYTGINGYLDDVPLDKVTGYIKTLRDYLRNSVPKFVETVSNEKKLTDEAESLLKDAIAECKKTFLATAA from the coding sequence ATGGTAAGCATCAGACCTGACGAAATTAGCAGCATTATTCGACAGCAGATCGAGCAGTACGAACAGGAAGTCAAAGTTTCCAACGTTGGTACTGTTCTGCAAGTGGGTGACGGTATCGCCCGCGTCTACGGCCTGGACAAGGTCATGGCCGGTGAACTAGTTGAGTTCGAAGATGGCACCGTCGGTATCGCCCTCAACCTGGAAGCCGACAACGTCGGTGTGGTGTTGATGGGTAATGGCCGCACCATCCAAGAAGGCAGCTCCGTCACCGCCACTGGCAAGATCGCTCAGATCCCCGTGGGCGAAGCGATGGTTGGCCGGGTAGTAGACGCTCTGGCCCGTCCGATCGACGGCAAAGGCGACATTCACACCTCTGAAACCCGCCTGATCGAGTCTCCTGCTCCTGGCATCATCGAGCGTCGCTCCGTGCATGAGCCGATGCAGACCGGCATCACCGCCATTGACGCCTTGATTCCCATCGGCCGCGGCCAGCGGGAGCTGATCATTGGTGACCGTCAGACCGGCAAAACCTCCATTGCCGTTGACACCATCTTGAACCAGAAGGGCGGCGACGTTATTTGCGTTTACGTCGCGATCGGCCAGAAAGCTTCCACGGTTGCTCAGGTTGTGGGCGTCTTGGCTGAGAAGGGCGCACTCGACTACACCATCGTAGTTGCAGCAAACGCGAACGATCCCGCTACCCTGCAGTACCTGGCACCTTACACCGGCGCAACCTTGGCTGAGTACTTTATGTACAAGGGCAAGGCAACCCTGGTTGTTTATGATGACTTGACCAAGCAGGCTCAAGCCTATCGCCAGATGTCCCTGCTGCTTCGTCGTCCGCCCGGACGTGAAGCCTATCCCGGCGACGTGTTCTACCTACACTCTCGCCTTCTGGAGCGGGCAGCTAAGCTCAGCGATGAGCTCGGCAGCGGCAGCATGACGGCTCTGCCTATCGTCGAGACCCAAGCAGGCGACGTTTCTGCTTACATTCCGACCAACGTAATTTCGATTACGGACGGTCAGATCTTCCTGTCTTCTGACCTCTTCAACTCGGGTCTGCGTCCGGCAGTGAACGCGGGTATCTCTGTGTCCCGCGTGGGTTCGGCCGCTCAGACCAAGGCCATGAAGCAGGTCGCTGGTAAGATCAAGCTCGAGCTGGCCCAGTTCGCTGAGCTGGAAGCATTTGCTCAGTTTGCATCGGACCTCGATAAGGCAACCCAGAACCAGCTGGCTCGGGGTCAGCGTCTGCGGGAGATCCTCAAGCAGCCCCAGTACTCTCCGCTGCCCTTGGCCGATCAGGTCGCTGTCATCTACACCGGCATCAATGGCTACCTGGACGATGTGCCCCTCGACAAAGTCACGGGCTACATCAAGACGCTGCGGGACTACCTGCGCAACAGCGTGCCCAAGTTTGTTGAGACCGTCAGCAACGAGAAGAAGCTGACGGACGAAGCAGAAAGCCTCCTCAAGGATGCGATCGCTGAGTGCAAGAAGACCTTCCTCGCTACCGCCGCGTAG
- the atpH gene encoding ATP synthase F1 subunit delta yields the protein MQGYSAAIVEPYAEALMSLGQSNDQVQRFGEDICFLQELLASSEDLQQFLESPLINADAKKAVLRQLAGETVHPYVLNFLLLLAERRRILFLQGICQKFLELLRKLSGTVLAEVTSVVEVSEEQRRTIEDRVKAMTGAQQVELKVNLDPELIGGVVIKVGSQVVDASLRGQLRRLSLRLSGMNA from the coding sequence ATGCAGGGCTATAGTGCAGCAATCGTAGAGCCTTATGCAGAGGCTTTGATGTCGCTGGGACAGTCTAACGATCAAGTCCAGCGTTTTGGCGAGGACATCTGCTTTTTGCAAGAGCTGCTGGCAAGCTCAGAAGATCTGCAGCAGTTCCTGGAGAGTCCCTTGATCAATGCAGATGCCAAGAAGGCGGTCCTGCGTCAGCTAGCAGGGGAAACAGTACATCCTTACGTTCTGAACTTCCTGCTGCTGCTGGCTGAGCGTCGACGCATTCTGTTTCTTCAGGGCATTTGCCAGAAGTTTCTGGAGCTGCTTCGCAAGCTTAGCGGAACAGTTCTCGCTGAAGTGACGAGCGTGGTTGAGGTGTCTGAAGAGCAGCGTCGCACGATTGAAGATCGCGTGAAGGCGATGACGGGAGCTCAGCAGGTAGAGCTGAAGGTCAACTTGGATCCAGAACTGATTGGTGGTGTTGTGATCAAGGTTGGCTCGCAAGTTGTCGATGCTAGTCTGCGAGGCCAGCTGCGTCGTCTCTCTCTGCGACTGTCTGGCATGAATGCCTGA
- a CDS encoding F0F1 ATP synthase subunit B has product MGTFLWLATQAGAELAEVAEEHGFGLNFDILETNLINLAIIIFVLVYFGRNFLGGILTERRSRIEEAIRSAEERQRKAAAALEEQNQKLAQAQAEAERIKQQAQESAKKVREEILAQAAQDVERMRQSAAQEQSSNQEKVLAELRQRAAALAVEQVEAHLKTNLSDSTQHQLVDRSIALLGGR; this is encoded by the coding sequence ATGGGGACTTTTTTATGGCTGGCAACGCAGGCTGGTGCCGAGCTGGCAGAGGTTGCTGAAGAGCATGGCTTCGGCCTAAATTTCGATATTTTAGAGACCAATTTAATCAACCTGGCGATTATCATTTTCGTCCTGGTTTATTTTGGTCGAAATTTTCTCGGTGGAATTTTGACTGAGCGGCGATCGCGCATTGAAGAAGCGATTCGTTCCGCAGAGGAGCGTCAGCGTAAAGCTGCTGCTGCCCTTGAGGAGCAAAACCAAAAGCTGGCCCAAGCTCAAGCTGAGGCTGAGCGCATCAAGCAACAGGCTCAAGAGAGTGCCAAGAAGGTCAGAGAGGAAATCCTGGCTCAGGCTGCTCAAGACGTGGAGCGCATGCGTCAGTCGGCTGCTCAAGAACAAAGTTCGAATCAAGAAAAGGTCTTGGCGGAGTTGCGTCAACGGGCTGCTGCCCTTGCGGTTGAGCAAGTTGAAGCTCACCTCAAGACCAATCTCAGCGATTCGACCCAGCATCAGCTGGTTGATCGCAGCATTGCGCTACTCGGAGGTCGGTGA
- a CDS encoding F0F1 ATP synthase subunit B': MTQWIFLAAETATEGGLFDFDATLPLMAVQFLLLAAVLNAVFYKPIGNAIDQRDSYVRTTQAEARERLAKAERLAAQYEQELASARKQAQATIAAAQSEADKLAAGQLAEAQREAQAQREQAQKELEQQKQAAMSSLEQQVDSLSREILQKLLGNLAA; the protein is encoded by the coding sequence ATGACGCAATGGATTTTTCTGGCTGCCGAAACCGCTACTGAGGGGGGGTTGTTCGATTTCGACGCCACGCTCCCTTTGATGGCGGTGCAGTTTTTGCTGCTGGCAGCAGTTCTAAACGCGGTTTTTTATAAACCCATTGGTAACGCAATCGATCAGCGTGACAGCTATGTCCGCACGACGCAAGCCGAAGCCCGTGAGCGTTTGGCAAAAGCCGAGCGCTTGGCGGCGCAGTACGAACAGGAGCTAGCGTCTGCTCGTAAGCAGGCTCAAGCCACGATCGCAGCGGCTCAGTCTGAAGCGGACAAGCTGGCGGCAGGCCAACTAGCGGAAGCCCAGCGCGAAGCCCAAGCCCAGCGCGAGCAAGCCCAGAAGGAATTGGAGCAGCAGAAACAAGCAGCGATGAGTTCCCTTGAGCAACAAGTGGATAGTCTGAGCCGTGAAATTCTTCAAAAGCTGCTCGGTAACTTGGCTGCTTAG
- the atpE gene encoding ATP synthase F0 subunit C yields the protein MNPTVAAASVLAAALAIGLAAIGPGIGQGNAAGQAVEGIARQPEAEGKIRGTLLLSLAFMEALTIYGLVVALVLLFANPFA from the coding sequence ATGAATCCAACGGTTGCTGCTGCTTCTGTTCTGGCCGCTGCTCTTGCTATCGGTCTGGCTGCTATCGGCCCTGGTATCGGTCAAGGTAATGCTGCTGGTCAAGCTGTAGAAGGTATCGCTCGTCAGCCTGAAGCAGAAGGTAAGATCCGCGGCACGCTGCTGCTCAGCTTGGCCTTCATGGAAGCGCTGACGATCTATGGTCTGGTCGTTGCCCTGGTTCTGCTGTTTGCTAACCCCTTTGCCTAA
- the atpB gene encoding F0F1 ATP synthase subunit A, which produces MQMLSFLDTLQQLPLAELEVGQHFYWHIGSLKVHGQVIMTSWFVIAVLVIASLAASRNLQRIPSGFQNFMEYALEFIRDLAKNQIGEKEYRPWVPFVGTLFLFIFVANWSGALIPWKLVELPASELAAPTNDINTTVALALLTSLAYFYAGISKRGIGYFAKYVQPTPILLPINVLEDFTKPLSLSFRLFGNILADELVVAVLVLLVPLFVPLPVMALGLFTSAIQALIFATLAAAYIGEAMEGHGHEGHEEHS; this is translated from the coding sequence ATGCAAATGCTGAGTTTTCTGGACACTTTACAACAGTTGCCACTGGCCGAGCTAGAAGTCGGTCAGCATTTTTACTGGCACATTGGCAGTCTCAAGGTCCATGGTCAGGTCATCATGACCTCCTGGTTTGTGATTGCAGTGCTCGTAATTGCCTCGCTTGCGGCGAGCCGCAATCTCCAGAGAATTCCAAGCGGTTTCCAGAACTTTATGGAATATGCCTTGGAATTCATCCGGGACCTTGCCAAAAACCAGATTGGCGAGAAAGAATATCGTCCTTGGGTGCCTTTTGTCGGTACGCTGTTTTTGTTTATCTTCGTGGCTAACTGGTCCGGCGCTTTGATTCCTTGGAAGCTCGTTGAACTTCCGGCGAGCGAGCTGGCCGCACCCACGAACGACATTAATACGACAGTTGCATTGGCGCTACTGACTTCTCTGGCATACTTCTATGCTGGCATCAGTAAGCGCGGCATTGGATACTTCGCCAAGTACGTCCAGCCCACGCCGATTCTGCTGCCGATTAATGTCCTAGAAGATTTCACCAAGCCTCTCTCCCTAAGCTTCCGTTTGTTTGGTAACATCCTTGCCGATGAACTGGTTGTGGCGGTGTTGGTGCTTCTGGTTCCCCTGTTTGTTCCGCTGCCGGTAATGGCCTTGGGTCTGTTTACCAGCGCAATTCAGGCGCTGATCTTTGCAACCCTTGCTGCGGCCTACATTGGGGAAGCCATGGAGGGGCATGGTCATGAAGGGCATGAGGAGCATTCGTAA
- a CDS encoding ATP synthase subunit I, which yields MPEDSAETNDPAQNSASSMQEYYRLQQELYIATAVLTGIIFISAWFAYSLNTALNYLLGACTGVVYLRMLAKDVERLGKENSKIGKTRFALFIGLFILATRLDQLEIIPIFLGFLTYKAALIIYTLRITFLPDSR from the coding sequence ATGCCCGAGGACAGCGCAGAGACAAACGACCCTGCGCAAAACTCAGCATCGTCAATGCAAGAGTACTATCGGCTTCAGCAGGAGCTCTATATTGCTACCGCTGTATTGACCGGGATCATTTTTATTTCCGCGTGGTTTGCCTACTCCCTGAATACCGCACTCAATTATTTGTTGGGCGCGTGCACAGGTGTGGTTTACTTGAGAATGTTGGCAAAGGATGTTGAGCGGTTAGGGAAGGAAAATAGCAAAATCGGGAAAACTCGATTTGCGCTATTTATCGGGCTGTTTATATTAGCAACTCGTCTAGATCAACTAGAGATAATACCCATTTTTCTGGGTTTCCTCACCTACAAAGCCGCCCTCATCATTTACACGCTCAGAATTACGTTTCTGCCCGATTCTCGATGA
- a CDS encoding class I SAM-dependent methyltransferase, with protein sequence MSDSQSISASVAKLYDTYPFPPEPLLDEPPPGYNWRWNWSAAYAFCMGRKPETQQVRILDAGCGTGVGTEYLVHLNPEVSVTGIDLSAGALAVAQERCRRSGADRVEFHHLSLFDAEQLPGQFDLINCVGVLHHTPDPIRGIQALAAKLAPGGIMHIFVYAELGRWEIQLMQRAIALLQGDRRGDYRDGVQLGRALFAALPENNRLVRRENERWAMENQRDECFADMYVHPQEIDYNIETLFELIDASGLEFLGFSNPRQWDLSTLVGANPDILARAAHLPDRQRYRLIELLNPEAVTHYEFFLAKPPFTRSDWSQEDALMAAIPERHPCMDGWPSQCLFNCDYQIINLSAEEFRLLEACDANRVHGRSLAEICQATETTPQEARSLLDKQLILLTPKN encoded by the coding sequence ATGTCAGACTCTCAATCCATTAGTGCCTCGGTGGCCAAGCTGTACGATACCTACCCGTTTCCGCCTGAGCCGCTGCTTGACGAACCCCCGCCAGGCTACAACTGGCGCTGGAATTGGTCGGCGGCTTACGCGTTTTGTATGGGACGCAAGCCTGAAACCCAGCAGGTCCGCATTTTGGATGCGGGATGTGGCACAGGGGTGGGAACAGAGTACCTGGTGCACCTCAATCCAGAGGTGTCGGTGACCGGGATTGACCTGAGTGCTGGGGCGCTGGCCGTTGCCCAGGAGCGCTGCCGCCGGTCGGGAGCCGATCGGGTCGAGTTTCACCACCTCAGCTTGTTTGATGCTGAGCAGCTGCCGGGGCAGTTTGATCTCATTAATTGTGTGGGGGTGCTGCACCATACACCAGATCCGATTCGGGGCATTCAGGCCCTGGCCGCGAAGCTGGCGCCGGGCGGCATCATGCATATTTTTGTCTATGCTGAGCTGGGCCGCTGGGAAATTCAGCTCATGCAGCGAGCGATCGCCCTACTCCAGGGCGATCGCCGGGGCGACTATCGCGACGGTGTGCAATTGGGCCGCGCTCTGTTTGCGGCTTTGCCCGAAAACAATCGCCTGGTGCGGCGGGAAAATGAGCGCTGGGCCATGGAAAACCAGCGGGATGAATGCTTTGCCGATATGTACGTTCATCCCCAAGAGATTGACTACAACATCGAAACGCTGTTCGAGCTGATTGATGCCTCTGGCCTGGAATTTCTGGGTTTTTCCAACCCTCGCCAGTGGGACTTGTCCACTCTTGTGGGAGCCAATCCAGACATTTTGGCGCGAGCCGCTCACCTGCCCGATCGCCAGCGCTATCGTCTGATAGAGTTGCTCAACCCCGAAGCCGTCACTCACTACGAATTTTTCTTGGCCAAGCCGCCGTTTACTCGCTCAGACTGGTCTCAGGAAGATGCTCTCATGGCGGCAATTCCGGAGCGTCATCCTTGTATGGACGGCTGGCCTAGCCAGTGCCTGTTCAATTGCGACTACCAAATTATTAATCTTTCAGCTGAGGAGTTTCGCCTTCTCGAAGCTTGCGACGCTAATCGCGTCCACGGGCGATCGCTCGCAGAAATTTGCCAAGCCACTGAAACAACGCCTCAAGAAGCGCGATCGCTACTTGACAAGCAGCTCATCTTACTCACCCCAAAAAACTAG
- a CDS encoding phycobilisome rod-core linker polypeptide, with protein MSVKASGGSSVARPQLYQTVPVATISQAEQQDRFLERGELGELASFFSSGTKRLEIAETITRNSELIVSRAANRIFVGGSPMSFLEKPKQEPVMSMAGTVVDTREAMKLGTATYVESGGGFLEGLRSLFSASGSGPTPSGFRPINVARYGPSNMQKSLRDLSWFLRYITYAIVAGDPNIISVNVRGLREIIENACSGEATLVALQEMRQASLGYFRNDSDASTIVGQYFEVLINEFSAPSPSNKLRQRPSGDLQGLQLPQIYFNSSERRPKFVMKPGLSSSEKQAVVRAAYRQIFERDITRAYSLGISDLESKVRNGEISMKEFVRRLTKSPLYRKQFYEPFINSRVIELAFRHILGRGPSSREEVRKYFAIISNGGLPALVDALVDSSEYSDYFGEETVPYLRGLGQEAQECRNWGPQQDLFKYSAPFRKVPQFVTTFADYDQPLPDQHPYGSGNDPLEIQFGAIFPKETRNPSTRPAPFGKDTRRILINRGAGINNQLSNPAARGVAPGSLGPKVFKLDQLPSFGGKKYDKNASVKFSESSTQAVIRAAYLQVFGRDVYEGQRLKVAEIKLENGEITVREFVRQIAKSDLFRKMYWSSLYVTKAVEYIHRRILGRPTYGRQEVNSYFDLCAKKGFYALIDAILDSKEYSEAFGEDTVPYERYLTPGGYSMRSLRVGSIADRGARAEEETTPRFVELGAVTSMRTQPDIDFRINQGVTKQREQTKVFKLTSTEDKQQLGAVISAAYRQIFERDVAPYIVNNEFSGLESKLGNGEINLKEFIEALGGSSLYIKEFYTPYPNTKVIELGTKHFLGRAPEDQKEIRKYNQILASEGIRGFIGAMVNSAEYAQAFGEDTVPYRRFPTLPAANFPNTQKLYNQLTKQNKDLVVPSFDTVKPRMDATKMPIMAKTMADMAAQARKRDMSKPLFVELGRSLNTDGSGQSVEVGVGTTRRKPARIHRMNPGMTQAENELVINAIYCQVMDVFSGQVPAEYRRSDLDSRLRNGEISVREFVRELASSDIYRRRFYTPYPNTKVIEFLFRHLLGRAPATQGEIQQYNKLLADNGLRAAVEALTEGAEYARYFGEDVVPYKRFPALPAGNYLGSVKADTDLVKQSWSDLSPSYLGGRVGDR; from the coding sequence ATGAGTGTTAAGGCAAGTGGTGGAAGCTCAGTTGCACGTCCGCAACTTTATCAAACCGTTCCTGTTGCGACCATTTCCCAAGCTGAACAGCAAGACCGCTTCCTAGAGCGCGGCGAGCTAGGCGAGTTAGCCAGCTTCTTCAGCTCTGGCACCAAGCGTCTAGAAATCGCAGAAACGATTACTCGCAATTCCGAACTCATCGTTTCCCGCGCCGCCAACCGGATTTTTGTCGGTGGCTCTCCCATGTCTTTCTTGGAGAAGCCCAAGCAAGAACCCGTCATGAGCATGGCCGGGACCGTCGTGGACACCCGCGAAGCCATGAAACTCGGAACCGCCACCTACGTCGAGAGCGGCGGCGGCTTCCTTGAAGGACTGCGATCGCTCTTTAGCGCTTCAGGGAGCGGTCCCACCCCCAGCGGCTTCCGTCCAATCAACGTCGCTCGCTATGGTCCCAGCAACATGCAGAAGTCTCTGCGAGACCTGAGCTGGTTCCTGCGCTACATCACCTACGCCATCGTTGCTGGCGACCCCAACATCATTTCCGTCAACGTCCGGGGCCTGCGCGAAATCATCGAGAACGCCTGCTCCGGCGAAGCAACCCTCGTTGCGCTCCAGGAAATGCGCCAAGCTTCCCTCGGCTACTTCCGCAACGACAGCGACGCATCCACCATCGTGGGTCAGTACTTCGAAGTACTCATCAACGAATTTAGCGCCCCCAGCCCCTCCAACAAGCTGCGGCAGCGTCCCTCTGGAGACCTTCAGGGCCTTCAGCTACCCCAAATTTACTTCAACTCCTCCGAGCGCCGGCCCAAATTTGTCATGAAGCCCGGCCTCTCCTCCAGCGAGAAACAGGCCGTAGTCCGGGCCGCTTATCGACAAATCTTTGAGCGAGACATTACCCGCGCCTACAGCCTTGGCATCTCCGATCTCGAGTCCAAAGTCAGAAACGGCGAAATCTCCATGAAGGAGTTTGTCCGCCGTCTAACCAAGTCACCTCTATATCGGAAGCAATTCTACGAGCCCTTCATCAACAGCCGGGTGATTGAGCTCGCCTTCCGTCACATCCTGGGCCGCGGTCCTAGCTCTCGCGAAGAAGTCCGCAAGTACTTTGCCATCATCTCCAACGGTGGTCTACCGGCCCTCGTAGATGCTCTGGTTGACTCCTCCGAGTACTCCGACTACTTCGGCGAAGAAACCGTCCCCTACCTGCGTGGCCTGGGTCAAGAAGCCCAAGAGTGCCGTAACTGGGGTCCCCAACAAGATCTCTTCAAGTACAGCGCACCCTTCCGCAAAGTTCCTCAGTTCGTTACGACCTTTGCCGACTACGACCAGCCGCTGCCGGATCAGCATCCCTACGGCTCTGGTAATGACCCGCTGGAAATCCAGTTCGGAGCCATCTTCCCGAAAGAAACCCGCAATCCCAGCACGCGGCCTGCTCCCTTCGGCAAAGACACTCGCCGAATCCTCATCAACCGGGGCGCTGGCATCAACAACCAGCTCAGCAACCCCGCAGCCCGTGGCGTCGCCCCAGGTTCCCTGGGTCCCAAAGTCTTCAAGCTCGACCAGCTTCCCAGCTTCGGCGGCAAGAAGTACGACAAAAACGCCAGCGTCAAATTTTCTGAGAGCTCGACTCAGGCCGTCATCCGCGCAGCTTACCTGCAAGTCTTCGGCCGCGACGTCTACGAAGGCCAGCGTCTAAAGGTTGCAGAAATCAAGCTGGAAAACGGCGAAATCACCGTTCGTGAATTTGTCCGCCAGATTGCCAAGTCGGACCTGTTCCGCAAGATGTACTGGTCCTCGCTGTACGTCACCAAGGCAGTCGAGTACATCCACCGCCGCATCCTTGGCCGTCCTACCTATGGTCGCCAAGAAGTCAACAGCTACTTCGATCTATGCGCCAAGAAAGGCTTCTATGCCCTGATTGACGCCATCCTCGACAGCAAAGAGTACAGCGAAGCCTTTGGAGAAGATACCGTTCCTTACGAGCGCTATCTGACGCCCGGCGGCTACTCAATGCGCTCTCTGCGCGTCGGCAGCATTGCTGACCGGGGTGCTCGAGCTGAGGAAGAGACCACGCCGCGCTTCGTTGAGCTGGGCGCTGTCACCAGCATGCGGACCCAGCCCGACATCGACTTCCGGATCAACCAGGGGGTCACGAAACAGCGGGAGCAAACCAAGGTCTTCAAGCTGACCAGCACCGAAGACAAGCAGCAGCTCGGCGCCGTGATTAGCGCAGCCTACCGGCAAATCTTCGAGCGCGATGTTGCTCCTTACATTGTCAACAATGAGTTCAGCGGCCTCGAGAGCAAGCTGGGCAACGGCGAAATCAACCTGAAGGAATTCATTGAAGCCTTGGGTGGCTCCAGCCTGTACATCAAGGAGTTCTATACGCCCTACCCGAACACGAAGGTGATCGAGCTGGGTACGAAGCACTTCTTGGGTCGCGCTCCCGAAGACCAGAAGGAGATTCGCAAGTACAACCAGATTCTGGCTAGCGAAGGGATTCGCGGCTTCATTGGCGCTATGGTCAACAGCGCTGAGTACGCCCAAGCCTTCGGAGAGGATACGGTGCCTTACCGTCGCTTCCCGACGCTGCCGGCAGCGAACTTCCCCAACACCCAGAAGCTCTACAACCAGCTCACCAAGCAAAACAAGGACTTGGTTGTGCCTAGCTTCGACACGGTGAAGCCTCGCATGGATGCCACCAAGATGCCGATTATGGCGAAGACGATGGCGGACATGGCGGCTCAAGCGCGCAAGCGGGACATGAGCAAGCCGCTGTTTGTGGAACTCGGCCGCTCTCTCAACACGGATGGCTCTGGTCAGTCGGTTGAGGTAGGGGTTGGCACGACCCGTCGTAAGCCTGCTCGGATTCACCGGATGAATCCGGGAATGACCCAGGCTGAGAACGAGCTGGTGATCAATGCCATCTACTGCCAAGTGATGGACGTCTTCAGTGGTCAGGTTCCGGCAGAGTACCGCCGTTCGGATCTCGATAGCCGTCTGCGCAATGGCGAAATCTCTGTGCGGGAGTTTGTCCGGGAGCTAGCTAGCTCGGATATCTACCGTCGCCGGTTCTACACGCCTTATCCGAACACGAAGGTGATTGAGTTCTTGTTCCGTCACCTGCTCGGCCGCGCCCCTGCAACCCAGGGTGAGATTCAGCAGTACAACAAGCTGCTGGCTGACAATGGTCTGCGGGCCGCTGTGGAGGCGCTGACCGAGGGCGCTGAGTATGCACGGTACTTTGGCGAGGATGTGGTGCCTTACAAGCGCTTCCCGGCGCTGCCTGCGGGTAACTACCTGGGCAGTGTGAAGGCGGATACGGACCTGGTGAAACAGTCTTGGTCTGATCTGTCTCCGTCTTACCTGGGTGGCCGAGTGGGCGATCGCTAG
- the apcA gene encoding allophycocyanin subunit alpha: MSIVTKSIVNADAEARYLSPGELDRIKSFVTGGERRLRIAQTLTESRERIVKQAGDQLFQKRPDVVSPGGNAYGEEMTATCLRDLDYYLRLVTYGIVSGDVTPIEEIGLVGVREMYKSLGTPIDAVAEGVRAMKNVASSLLSGEDAAEAGSYFDYVIGSMQ, translated from the coding sequence ATGAGTATTGTCACGAAGTCAATCGTGAACGCAGACGCCGAGGCACGTTACCTGAGCCCCGGTGAGTTGGATCGCATCAAGAGCTTTGTGACCGGTGGCGAGCGCCGTCTCCGGATTGCTCAAACTCTGACCGAGTCCCGCGAGCGCATCGTCAAGCAAGCTGGCGACCAACTGTTCCAAAAGCGTCCCGATGTTGTCTCTCCCGGCGGCAACGCTTATGGCGAAGAGATGACCGCAACCTGCCTGCGTGACCTCGACTACTATCTGCGCCTCGTCACCTACGGCATCGTCTCTGGTGATGTGACCCCCATCGAAGAAATCGGTCTGGTGGGCGTTCGCGAGATGTACAAGTCTCTGGGCACCCCCATCGATGCAGTTGCTGAAGGCGTTCGGGCAATGAAGAACGTTGCTTCTTCTCTGCTGTCTGGCGAAGACGCTGCTGAAGCAGGTTCCTACTTCGACTACGTCATCGGCTCTATGCAGTAG